In a genomic window of Melitaea cinxia chromosome 25, ilMelCinx1.1, whole genome shotgun sequence:
- the LOC123665845 gene encoding zinc finger protein 616-like produces the protein MCDLLVCRVCLATDDVKLYNIYKFNLIEAYKNVIGDQISKTKDGLPEFICSYCSSLLLKFVAFKEKCCDTRSILMYAAERQLTTNDIGTINQQYKLPYSTSTNYPTVNIEYSERIIKEEIIVESQLEVTDVERKKKKKKSRKDSPIKLEDDGFNDSNEVNDHYELNDSDNNDDSEFKDIEVHILSKEEQLQEIEGRKTSSNYLNSFYKCGFCYKGFIMASTFKNHMVKHEPERGDYVCEICKSRWPEARSLRAHVLNTHEKKYVCKLCEYVSRNIHRAKEHLKWHKGFMFECKICGALFAKSTSHLTHIRLQHPSKNACELCGESFIGEHGLKMHKKKVHNTETFTAQCEHCSTKFQSIKALKRHFKLSNNEICDGTLRSCRYCGEGYETEDQLKQHLKDNHEDESLYCEECARSFKNARSLSVHRERVHLGVKRALRRRLPRRPHDSAVCELCGLKCMSRATLMYHQRTHTGEKPYHCTQCPKKFSIMQLLQIHIRTHTGERPFKCQSCPKAFKHKAALNRHDRVHTGVKPYSCPHCNKCFTQSNSMKYHIKTVHLKMPAPYRNRRSKIDVQ, from the exons ATGTGTGATTTACTCGTGTGTCGCGTTTGTCTCGCTACTGATGACGTTAAATTGTACAATATATACaagtttaatttaatcgaagcttataaaaatgtaattggtGATCAG atatctAAAACAAAGGATGGATTGCCAGAGTTTATATGCAGTTACTGTAGCTCATTGTTGCTCAAATTTGTGGCCTTCAAGGAAAAATGCTGTGATACGAGATCAATACTTATGTATGCAGCAGAAAGAcag CTGACAACAAACGATATAGGAACCATCAACCAACAATACAAGCTTCCATACTCAACGTCGACCAACTACCCAACAGTTAACATCGAATACTCAGAACGGATCATTAAAGAAGAGATAATCGTAGAATCACAGCTAGAAGTTACCGATGTcgagaggaagaagaagaaaaagaaatccAGAAAAGACTCACCCATCAAGTTAGAAGACGACGGGTTCAATGACAGCAATGAGGTCAACGATCATTATGAACTCAATGACAGTGACAATAATGACGATTCTGAGTTCAAGGACATAGAAGTCCATATTCTGAGTAAAGAAGAGCAGTTACAGGAGATTGAAGGCAGGAAGACGTCCTCGAATTACTTAAACTCCTTCTATAAGTGCGGCTTTTGTTACAAAGGTTTTATTATGGCGTCGACTTTCAAGAATCATATGGTTAAGCATGAACCG gaAAGAGGCGACTACGTTTGTGAAATATGCAAGTCTCGTTGGCCGGAGGCTCGTTCGCTGCGTGCGCACGTTCTCAACACGCACGAAAAGAAATACGTGTGCAAGTTGTGCGAATACGTGTCCAGGAATAT ACACAGAGCAAAGGAACATCTGAAGTGGCACAAAGGATTCATGTTCGAGTGTAAGATATGCGGTGCTCTGTTCGC GAAATCAACGAGTCATCTGACCCACATCCGCCTCCAGCATCCGTCTAAAAACGCTTGCGAGCTTTGCGGAGAGTCGTTTATTGGTGAACATGGGTTAAAAATGCATAAAAAGAAGGTTCAC AACACGGAAACTTTTACCGCCCAATGCGAGCACTGCAGCACCAAGTTCCAGTCGATCAAAGCGCTGAAGAGACATTTCAAGTTGTCCAACAATGAAATATGCGATGGTACTCTCCG GTCTTGTCGTTACTGCGGCGAAGGATATGAAACCGAAGATCAGTTGAAACAGCATCTTAAGGATAATCATGAGGATGAGAGCCTATACTGTGAGGAG TGTGCGCGCAGCTTCAAGAACGCCCGGTCGCTGAGCGTGCACCGCGAGCGCGTCCACCTCGGGGTGAAGCGCGCGCTGCGGCGCCGCCTGCCGCGCCGCCCGCACGACAGCGCCGTCTGCGAGCTCTGCGGCCTCAAGTGCATG tCGAGAGCAACGCTAATGTACCATCAGAGGACACACACGGGAGAAAAGCCGTATCACTGCACCCAGTGCCCAAAGAAATTCAGCATCATGCAGCTGTTGCAG ATACACATAAGGACCCATACGGGGGAGAGACCCTTCAAGTGTCAGAGCTGCCCTAAAGCTTTCAAGCACAAAGCTGCCTTGAACAGACATGATCGG GTACACACAGGAGTTAAGCCGTACAGTTGTCCGCATTGCAACAAATGTTTCACTCAGTCAAACTCAATGAAGTATCATATAAAgactgtacatttaaaaatgcCGGCGCCCTACAGGAACAGACGGAGCAAAATTGAtgtccaataa
- the LOC123665846 gene encoding zinc finger protein 22-like encodes MSNMFYCSFVSIHYIICECGDTFPTEEALKDHLEKDHNHRVQIERNEYKCDTCEKIFATEKACLIHQRIHTNPRAKKERDSAERRRYYSMKNIVCEVCGKRYASNAALRYHQRVHTGERPYKCSECPKSFTMPLFLQIHMRTHTGERPYECPQCPKAFSNKAALLRHDRVHTGIKPYECPQCGKFFTQSNSMKLHVKTVHLKMPAPYKSRNRRAKQVSKQAMNVEVQIEEGVFQPQVKTELKEYETEGEVYQGDVYQEVRSDLIVVFVYHDGDMFYEEVKVEGSEIAMYANDEEPEVLYEEVYEIQEV; translated from the exons ATGagtaatatgttttattgttcGTTCGTtagtatacattatattatcTGTGAATGTGGCGATACATTTCCAACGGAGGAAGCATTAAAAGATCATTTGGAAAAAGATCATAATCACAGAGTTCAAATCGAAAGAAATGAATACAAGTGCGACACG TGCGAGAAAATCTTCGCAACTGAGAAAGCATGCCTCATCCACCAGCGTATCCACACCAACCCGAGAGCGAAAAAGGAAAGGGACTCGGCAGAGAGACGGAGATACTACAgtatgaaaaatattgtttgtgaAGTGTGTGGGAAGAGATATGCG tcCAACGCAGCCCTGCGTTACCACCAGCGGGTGCACACCGGGGAAAGGCCCTACAAATGTTCCGAGTGCCCTAAGAGTTTCACAATGCCTTTGTTCCTGCAA ATACACATGAGAACACACACCGGTGAGAGACCGTACGAGTGTCCGCAGTGCCCGAAGGCCTTCAGCAACAAGGCGGCCCTACTGAGACACGATCGG gtTCACACCGGTATAAAGCCTTACGAGTGTCCGCAGTGTGGTAAATTCTTCACCCAGTCCAACTCGATGAAGCTTCATGTTAAAACGGTACATTTGAAGATGCCCGCTCCGTACAAGAGTAGGAACAGACGAGCCAAACAAGTGAGCAAACAAG CGATGAATGTGGAAGTCCAGATTGAGGAAGGTGTCTTCCAGCCCCAGGTGAAGACGGAGCTGAAGGAGTATGAGACGGAGGGCGAGGTCTATCAGGGAGACGTTTATCAAGAGGTGAGAAGTGATTTGatagttgtgttt GTCTACCACGATGGTGATATGTTTTACGAGGAAGTGAAGGTCGAAGGTTCAGAAATAGCGATGTACGCTAACGACGAGGAACCGGAAGTGCTTTACGAAGAAGTCTACGAGATACAGGAAGTGTAA